A single Theropithecus gelada isolate Dixy chromosome 7b, Tgel_1.0, whole genome shotgun sequence DNA region contains:
- the LOC112628753 gene encoding granzyme B isoform X3 — MQPILLLLAFLLLPRTDAGEIIGGHEVKPHSRPYMAYLMIWDQMSLKRCGGFLIREDFVLTAAHCWGSSINVTLGAHNIKEQERTQQIIPVKRAIPHPAYNPENFSNDIMLLQLERKAKRTTAVKPLRLPRNKTQGDSGGPLVCNKVAQGIVSYGRNNGKPPRVCTKVSSFVRWIKKTMKRH, encoded by the exons ATGCAACCAATCCTGCTCCTGCTGGCCTTCCTCCTGCTGCCCAGGACAGATGCAG GGGAGATCATCGGGGGACATGAGGTCAAGCCCCACTCCCGCCCCTATATGGCTTATCTTATGATCTGGGATCAGATGTCTCTGAAGAGGTGCGGTGGCTTCCTGATACGAGAGGACTTCGTGCTGACAGCTGCTCACTGTTGGGGAAG CTCCATAAATGTCACCTTGGGGGCCCACAATATCAAGGAACAGGAGCGGACCCAGCAGATTATCCCTGTGAAAAGAGCCATCCCCCACCCAGCCTATAATCCTGAGAACTTTTCCAACGACATCATGCTACTGCAG CTGGAGAGAAAGGCCAAGCGGACCACAGCTGTGAAGCCCCTCAGGCTACCTAGGAACAAGACCCAG GGGGACTCTGGAGGCCCACTTGTGTGTAACAAGGTGGCCCAGGGCATTGTCTCCTATGGACGAAACAATGGCAAGCCTCCACGAGTCTGCACCAAAGTCTCAAGCTTTGTACGCTGGATAAAGAAAACCATGAAACGCCACTAA
- the LOC112628753 gene encoding granzyme B isoform X4 codes for MQPILLLLAFLLLPRTDAGEIIGGHEVKPHSRPYMAYLMIWDQMSLKRCGGFLIREDFVLTAAHCWGSSINVTLGAHNIKEQERTQQIIPVKRAIPHPAYNPENFSNDIMLLQGDSGGPLVCNKVAQGIVSYGRNNGKPPRVCTKVSSFVRWIKKTMKRH; via the exons ATGCAACCAATCCTGCTCCTGCTGGCCTTCCTCCTGCTGCCCAGGACAGATGCAG GGGAGATCATCGGGGGACATGAGGTCAAGCCCCACTCCCGCCCCTATATGGCTTATCTTATGATCTGGGATCAGATGTCTCTGAAGAGGTGCGGTGGCTTCCTGATACGAGAGGACTTCGTGCTGACAGCTGCTCACTGTTGGGGAAG CTCCATAAATGTCACCTTGGGGGCCCACAATATCAAGGAACAGGAGCGGACCCAGCAGATTATCCCTGTGAAAAGAGCCATCCCCCACCCAGCCTATAATCCTGAGAACTTTTCCAACGACATCATGCTACTGCAG GGGGACTCTGGAGGCCCACTTGTGTGTAACAAGGTGGCCCAGGGCATTGTCTCCTATGGACGAAACAATGGCAAGCCTCCACGAGTCTGCACCAAAGTCTCAAGCTTTGTACGCTGGATAAAGAAAACCATGAAACGCCACTAA
- the LOC112628753 gene encoding granzyme B isoform X1 yields the protein MKSLSLLHLFPLPRAKREQGGNNSSSNQDSLSEKMQPILLLLAFLLLPRTDAGEIIGGHEVKPHSRPYMAYLMIWDQMSLKRCGGFLIREDFVLTAAHCWGSSINVTLGAHNIKEQERTQQIIPVKRAIPHPAYNPENFSNDIMLLQLERKAKRTTAVKPLRLPRNKTQVKPGQVCDVAGWGQTTPEGKYSHTLQEVKLTVEEDQTCKSRLPHYYDGTVELCVGDPEIQKASFKGDSGGPLVCNKVAQGIVSYGRNNGKPPRVCTKVSSFVRWIKKTMKRH from the exons ATGAAGTCACTGAGCCTGCTCCACCTCTTTCCTCTCCCAAGAGCTAAAAGAGAGCAAGGAGGAAACAACAGCAGCTCCAACCAGGACAGCCTTTCTGAGAAGATGCAACCAATCCTGCTCCTGCTGGCCTTCCTCCTGCTGCCCAGGACAGATGCAG GGGAGATCATCGGGGGACATGAGGTCAAGCCCCACTCCCGCCCCTATATGGCTTATCTTATGATCTGGGATCAGATGTCTCTGAAGAGGTGCGGTGGCTTCCTGATACGAGAGGACTTCGTGCTGACAGCTGCTCACTGTTGGGGAAG CTCCATAAATGTCACCTTGGGGGCCCACAATATCAAGGAACAGGAGCGGACCCAGCAGATTATCCCTGTGAAAAGAGCCATCCCCCACCCAGCCTATAATCCTGAGAACTTTTCCAACGACATCATGCTACTGCAG CTGGAGAGAAAGGCCAAGCGGACCACAGCTGTGAAGCCCCTCAGGCTACCTAGGAACAAGACCCAGGTGAAGCCAGGGCAGGTGTGTGATGTGGCCGGCTGGGGACAGACGACCCCCGAGGGAAAATACTCACACACACTGCAGGAGGTGAAGTTGACAGTGGAGGAAGATCAAACGTGCAAATCCCGCTTACCCCATTATTACGACGGTACTGTTGAGTTGTGCGTGGGGGACCCAGAGATTCAAAAGGCTTCCTTTAAG GGGGACTCTGGAGGCCCACTTGTGTGTAACAAGGTGGCCCAGGGCATTGTCTCCTATGGACGAAACAATGGCAAGCCTCCACGAGTCTGCACCAAAGTCTCAAGCTTTGTACGCTGGATAAAGAAAACCATGAAACGCCACTAA
- the LOC112628753 gene encoding granzyme B isoform X2, translated as MQTFPSGEIIGGHEVKPHSRPYMAYLMIWDQMSLKRCGGFLIREDFVLTAAHCWGSSINVTLGAHNIKEQERTQQIIPVKRAIPHPAYNPENFSNDIMLLQLERKAKRTTAVKPLRLPRNKTQVKPGQVCDVAGWGQTTPEGKYSHTLQEVKLTVEEDQTCKSRLPHYYDGTVELCVGDPEIQKASFKGDSGGPLVCNKVAQGIVSYGRNNGKPPRVCTKVSSFVRWIKKTMKRH; from the exons ATGCAG ACTTTTCCTTCAGGGGAGATCATCGGGGGACATGAGGTCAAGCCCCACTCCCGCCCCTATATGGCTTATCTTATGATCTGGGATCAGATGTCTCTGAAGAGGTGCGGTGGCTTCCTGATACGAGAGGACTTCGTGCTGACAGCTGCTCACTGTTGGGGAAG CTCCATAAATGTCACCTTGGGGGCCCACAATATCAAGGAACAGGAGCGGACCCAGCAGATTATCCCTGTGAAAAGAGCCATCCCCCACCCAGCCTATAATCCTGAGAACTTTTCCAACGACATCATGCTACTGCAG CTGGAGAGAAAGGCCAAGCGGACCACAGCTGTGAAGCCCCTCAGGCTACCTAGGAACAAGACCCAGGTGAAGCCAGGGCAGGTGTGTGATGTGGCCGGCTGGGGACAGACGACCCCCGAGGGAAAATACTCACACACACTGCAGGAGGTGAAGTTGACAGTGGAGGAAGATCAAACGTGCAAATCCCGCTTACCCCATTATTACGACGGTACTGTTGAGTTGTGCGTGGGGGACCCAGAGATTCAAAAGGCTTCCTTTAAG GGGGACTCTGGAGGCCCACTTGTGTGTAACAAGGTGGCCCAGGGCATTGTCTCCTATGGACGAAACAATGGCAAGCCTCCACGAGTCTGCACCAAAGTCTCAAGCTTTGTACGCTGGATAAAGAAAACCATGAAACGCCACTAA